One genomic region from Microcystis panniformis FACHB-1757 encodes:
- a CDS encoding NAD(P)H-quinone oxidoreductase subunit H has translation MAKIETRTEPMVLNMGPHHPSMHGVLRLIVTLDGEDVIDCEPVIGYLHRGMEKIAENRTNVMYVPYVSRWDYAAGMFNEAITVNAPEKLADIAVPKRAQYIRVIMLELNRIANHLLWLGPFMADVGAQTPFFYIFREREMIYDLWEAATGMRLINNNYFRIGGVAVDLPYGWVDKCVDFCDYFEPKVDEYEKLITNNPIFRRRIEGIGCITRDEAINWGLSGPMLRASGVKWDLRKVDHYECYDDFDWEVHWETAGDCFARYLVRIREMRESVKIIRQALKGLPGGPYENLEAKRMAEGKKSAWNDFDYQYIAKKVAPTFKIPKGEHYVRLESGKGELGIFIVGNDDVFPWRWKIRAADFNNLQILPHILKGVKVADIMAILGSIDIIMGSVDR, from the coding sequence ATGGCAAAAATTGAAACGAGAACAGAACCCATGGTTTTAAACATGGGACCTCATCACCCGTCGATGCACGGTGTTTTGCGCTTAATCGTCACCCTCGACGGGGAAGACGTGATTGACTGTGAACCCGTGATCGGTTATCTTCATCGGGGCATGGAAAAAATTGCCGAAAATCGCACTAATGTCATGTACGTTCCCTACGTTAGTCGTTGGGATTACGCCGCAGGGATGTTTAATGAGGCGATTACGGTCAATGCTCCCGAAAAATTAGCCGATATCGCCGTTCCCAAACGAGCGCAATATATCCGGGTGATTATGTTGGAACTCAACCGCATCGCTAACCATTTACTCTGGTTAGGCCCCTTTATGGCGGATGTAGGCGCACAAACTCCCTTTTTCTACATTTTCCGGGAACGGGAGATGATTTATGACCTCTGGGAAGCTGCCACGGGAATGCGGTTAATTAATAATAATTATTTCCGCATTGGTGGCGTGGCGGTGGATTTACCCTACGGATGGGTGGATAAGTGCGTGGATTTCTGTGACTATTTTGAACCGAAAGTGGACGAATACGAGAAATTAATCACTAATAACCCGATTTTCCGCCGTCGTATTGAAGGGATAGGCTGCATTACCAGAGACGAAGCGATTAACTGGGGTTTATCCGGTCCGATGTTACGCGCTTCCGGGGTGAAATGGGATTTAAGAAAAGTTGACCATTACGAGTGTTACGACGATTTTGACTGGGAAGTGCATTGGGAAACCGCCGGCGATTGTTTTGCTCGTTATTTGGTGCGGATTCGGGAAATGCGCGAATCGGTGAAGATTATCCGGCAAGCACTGAAAGGTTTACCCGGTGGTCCCTACGAAAATCTGGAAGCAAAACGGATGGCAGAAGGGAAAAAATCAGCTTGGAATGATTTTGACTATCAATATATCGCCAAAAAAGTCGCCCCCACTTTTAAGATTCCTAAAGGTGAACATTATGTGCGCTTGGAAAGTGGTAAAGGGGAATTAGGTATCTTTATCGTCGGTAATGATGATGTTTTCCCTTGGCGTTGGAAAATTCGGGCCGCCGATTTTAATAATCTTCAAATTCTGCCCCATATCCTCAAAGGGGTAAAAGTTGCCGATATTATGGCGATTTTAGGCAGTATTGATATTATTATGGGGTCAGTTGATCGCTAA
- a CDS encoding S8 family serine peptidase, translated as MKTTQVSSNLSSTDMSSLADSLSFDGASQITFDLTGSDDLTVSREISPLAVLNSNPSPSTVSSEAPTVPVSPAATGQVDFPASPSIDSSGYSNSPASSLASVPTADPVTSELEPAATSTLAPHAPNQLILKFKQGIASTQVAQFKSLFGAVSTQTIKLTGAEIWKLSGSLSVEKILKQYRSNPIFEYIEPDYILTKGTITPKATFPNDPSFNQLWGLHNTGQSGGTPDADIDAPEAWDIQTGNPNLVIGVIDTGVDYNHPDLAGNIWTNPGEIANDGIDNDGNGYVDDIRGWDFAYNDNNPSDVDGHGTHVSGTIAGKGNNGVGVTGVAWNAKIMPLKFLDDTGSGTLSNAIKAINYATAKGVKLTNNSWGGGGYSQALYDAINAAGQAGALFIAAAGNSSANADINPMYPAAYNLDNIVSVASTTRTDALSSFSNYGLTSVDLGAPGSDIYSLAPGGGYATLSGTSMASPHVAGAAALLWSQNPTWTAQQVKNALMNTGDPLASLAGKTVSGKRLNVFNALAGANLPSVTVSVSPASVQEDGTTNLVYTFTRTNLNLSSPLTVNFGASGIANAAPVGSDPADYNVLTGSGVTFNPTTKLGTVNFAAGATTATVVVDPIADTIAEIANETVALTVNSGTGYIGGSPGTATGTIISEETLPIFSNPNPITIPDSGSSTPYPSTINVSGLSGNINSLKVTLTNLSHTWPDDIDVLLVGPTGTKALLMSDVGGSSGVNNVTLTFDPTATSSLPDSGLITSGSYKATDFETGDFFNAPAPGGPYGTDFSVFNGINPNGTWSLYVVDDAGGDSGTIAGGWSLNIGTGGGSTKTISIAKTTDGKEAGSVSSVFTLTRTGDLSSALTVNYTLAGTATPGVDYTGTTPNTVTFAALSPTATITLPTIDDSVVDPSETIITKITAPTGYTISGSDTATATIVDNDGGGGNIFSNPNPISIDDESSGGTNPYPSTISVSGLSGNINNLKVTINDVSHTWIGDVDLLLVGPTGAKSILMSDIGEALSVSGVNLTFDTSATTLIDDSNVGTSGSYKPNDIDGGDGDLFDSPAPGGPYNADLSVFNNTSGNGTWSLYAFDDFQFVDVGSIAGGWSLTIGTAAPTKSISIAKTTDGKEAGSVSSVFTLTRTGDLSSALTVNYTLAGTATPGVDYTGTTPNTVTFLAGSPTATITLPTKDDLLSDPSETIITKITAPAGYTISGPDTATATILDNDGNSGNDNLVGTGFADALAGVGGNDTLSGGAGNDTLDGGAGNDNLTGGLGKDTLTGSTGLDTLTYNSLGESLLSGFDVIQGYSGTGASLDRINAPGSIAPITLTASKDTASNLSEAAIQAVLTATKFAANTAAAFKVTGQSGTFIALNNGVAGFQAASDAIIQLSGYNIAAATPVVVI; from the coding sequence ATGAAGACAACACAAGTAAGTTCCAATTTATCTAGTACAGATATGTCATCTCTAGCAGATTCTTTGAGTTTTGACGGAGCCTCCCAAATCACCTTTGATTTAACAGGTTCCGACGATTTAACTGTATCGAGGGAAATTTCTCCCTTAGCAGTCCTGAACTCTAACCCCTCCCCATCTACAGTCTCCTCGGAGGCTCCTACGGTTCCAGTCTCCCCTGCTGCTACGGGTCAAGTGGACTTTCCCGCTTCTCCCAGTATTGACTCTTCTGGTTATTCCAACAGTCCAGCGTCGAGTCTTGCCTCTGTACCCACTGCCGACCCCGTCACCTCAGAGCTAGAACCGGCAGCAACTAGCACCCTTGCCCCCCATGCTCCCAATCAACTGATTCTCAAGTTTAAGCAGGGGATCGCCAGCACCCAAGTTGCTCAGTTTAAGTCCCTCTTTGGTGCTGTCAGCACCCAGACGATTAAACTAACGGGGGCAGAGATTTGGAAGTTATCGGGGTCGCTCTCTGTGGAGAAGATTCTGAAACAATATCGCTCCAATCCGATTTTTGAATACATTGAACCCGACTATATACTGACAAAAGGCACAATTACTCCGAAGGCGACATTCCCCAATGACCCCAGTTTTAATCAACTTTGGGGATTGCATAACACCGGACAAAGTGGCGGTACTCCCGATGCGGATATTGATGCCCCTGAAGCTTGGGATATTCAAACCGGCAATCCTAATTTAGTGATTGGGGTTATTGATACGGGGGTTGACTACAATCATCCCGATTTGGCTGGCAACATCTGGACAAACCCAGGGGAAATTGCCAACGACGGCATTGACAACGATGGCAATGGCTACGTTGATGACATTCGCGGTTGGGACTTTGCCTACAACGACAATAACCCCAGTGATGTTGATGGTCACGGAACCCATGTTTCGGGAACTATTGCGGGAAAAGGAAATAATGGGGTCGGTGTGACAGGGGTGGCTTGGAATGCCAAAATCATGCCCCTGAAGTTCCTTGATGATACGGGATCAGGCACTCTCTCCAATGCCATTAAGGCAATTAACTATGCGACGGCCAAAGGAGTTAAGCTCACCAATAATTCCTGGGGAGGTGGAGGCTATAGTCAAGCGCTCTACGATGCGATTAACGCGGCGGGTCAGGCGGGAGCTTTATTTATTGCGGCGGCTGGTAATAGTTCGGCTAACGCAGATATCAATCCCATGTATCCCGCTGCCTACAACCTTGACAACATTGTTAGTGTTGCTTCCACCACCCGCACCGATGCTCTCTCTTCTTTTTCTAACTATGGCTTAACCAGCGTAGATTTGGGTGCGCCTGGTTCAGACATTTACAGTCTAGCTCCTGGTGGTGGATACGCGACCCTTTCAGGGACATCCATGGCCAGTCCCCATGTGGCAGGGGCGGCGGCTTTGTTGTGGTCACAAAATCCTACCTGGACAGCCCAACAGGTGAAAAACGCCTTAATGAACACGGGCGACCCCCTGGCATCCCTTGCCGGGAAAACGGTTTCTGGTAAGCGGCTCAATGTGTTTAACGCCTTGGCGGGGGCTAACTTACCTTCCGTAACCGTCAGTGTCAGCCCGGCCAGTGTGCAGGAAGACGGGACGACTAACTTAGTTTACACCTTTACTCGCACTAACTTAAACCTGAGTTCTCCCCTGACCGTTAACTTCGGGGCGAGTGGCATAGCCAACGCCGCCCCAGTGGGAAGTGACCCAGCCGATTACAACGTATTAACAGGTAGTGGTGTCACCTTCAACCCGACGACGAAATTGGGAACCGTCAATTTTGCTGCTGGTGCGACAACGGCAACGGTCGTGGTTGATCCGATTGCTGACACTATTGCCGAAATCGCTAACGAAACAGTGGCTCTCACGGTTAATAGTGGAACCGGTTATATTGGCGGTTCACCAGGAACAGCCACAGGAACGATTATTTCCGAAGAAACCCTACCGATTTTTAGTAACCCCAACCCGATTACTATTCCTGATAGTGGTTCCAGTACCCCCTATCCTTCCACTATTAATGTTTCAGGCTTGAGCGGTAATATTAATAGCCTGAAAGTAACGCTGACAAACCTGAGCCATACTTGGCCCGATGATATTGATGTATTACTGGTCGGTCCGACGGGAACCAAAGCCTTATTAATGTCCGATGTGGGTGGCTCAAGTGGTGTCAATAATGTCACTCTCACCTTTGATCCGACGGCCACCTCCTCCTTGCCTGATTCAGGGCTAATTACCAGTGGCAGTTATAAGGCCACAGACTTTGAAACCGGTGATTTCTTTAACGCGCCCGCTCCCGGTGGCCCCTACGGTACGGACTTCTCGGTCTTTAACGGCATCAACCCCAATGGAACCTGGAGCCTCTACGTTGTGGATGACGCGGGAGGGGACTCGGGAACTATTGCCGGTGGTTGGTCACTGAATATTGGTACGGGGGGCGGATCGACGAAAACAATCTCGATCGCCAAAACCACCGATGGTAAGGAAGCCGGTTCCGTGAGCAGTGTCTTTACCCTCACCCGCACTGGCGACCTCTCCAGTGCCTTAACCGTCAACTACACCCTAGCGGGGACAGCGACTCCAGGTGTTGACTATACAGGCACTACTCCTAACACCGTCACCTTTGCGGCACTTTCCCCCACTGCTACCATCACTCTGCCCACCATAGATGATAGTGTGGTAGATCCCAGTGAAACGATCATCACAAAAATTACTGCTCCCACGGGCTACACTATCAGTGGTTCCGACACCGCCACGGCGACGATTGTGGATAATGATGGTGGTGGTGGCAATATCTTCAGTAACCCCAACCCGATTTCAATTGACGATGAATCTAGTGGAGGAACAAATCCTTATCCTTCTACCATCAGCGTATCTGGGTTGAGTGGCAACATTAATAACTTAAAAGTTACCATTAATGATGTTAGTCATACATGGATCGGAGATGTAGATCTCCTTTTAGTCGGACCTACTGGAGCCAAATCAATCCTAATGTCTGACATTGGAGAAGCTTTATCAGTTAGTGGGGTCAACTTAACTTTTGACACTAGCGCGACAACACTGATTGATGACTCCAATGTGGGTACAAGTGGTTCTTATAAACCTAACGACATTGATGGTGGTGATGGTGACTTGTTTGATTCCCCAGCCCCTGGTGGTCCTTATAACGCAGACTTATCTGTTTTCAACAATACCAGTGGCAATGGCACCTGGAGTTTGTACGCCTTTGATGATTTTCAATTCGTTGATGTTGGTTCAATTGCCGGTGGTTGGTCACTGACGATTGGCACGGCAGCACCGACAAAATCAATCTCGATCGCCAAAACCACCGATGGTAAGGAAGCCGGTTCCGTGAGCAGTGTCTTTACCCTCACCCGCACTGGCGACCTCTCCAGTGCCTTAACCGTCAACTACACCCTGGCTGGTACAGCCACTCCAGGTGTGGACTACACAGGCACTACTCCTAACACCGTCACCTTTTTGGCAGGTTCCCCCACTGCTACCATCACTCTGCCCACCAAAGATGACCTCTTGAGTGATCCCAGTGAAACGATCATCACCAAAATTACCGCCCCCGCCGGCTACACTATCAGTGGACCCGACACTGCTACGGCCACCATTCTTGATAATGATGGTAACTCGGGCAATGACAACTTGGTCGGGACAGGCTTTGCCGATGCCCTGGCTGGAGTGGGAGGTAATGACACCCTCAGCGGTGGAGCGGGTAATGACACCCTCGATGGTGGAGCGGGTAATGATAACCTGACAGGCGGTCTTGGCAAAGATACCCTGACGGGAAGCACTGGATTGGATACTTTGACCTACAATTCCCTCGGTGAGTCGCTGCTCAGTGGCTTTGATGTTATTCAAGGCTACAGTGGCACAGGTGCTAGTCTTGATCGCATTAATGCCCCTGGGTCTATTGCGCCCATCACTTTGACCGCATCGAAAGACACAGCTTCGAATTTAAGCGAAGCCGCTATTCAAGCCGTCTTAACCGCCACTAAATTTGCTGCTAACACGGCGGCGGCCTTTAAAGTGACAGGACAAAGTGGTACTTTTATCGCTCTCAATAATGGAGTGGCTGGTTTCCAAGCCGCTAGTGATGCGATCATTCAACTGAGTGGTTACAACATTGCTGCCGCTACACCAGTGGTAGTGATCTAG
- a CDS encoding DUF2283 domain-containing protein, with protein sequence MAEVNVYYDPMGNTLTVWFGDRSSEYLCEETGDEVILMKNQKGEVIGFEKLNYRISENRNLKISLETAIPL encoded by the coding sequence ATGGCAGAAGTAAACGTTTATTATGATCCGATGGGCAATACCTTAACTGTGTGGTTTGGCGATCGCTCTTCAGAATATCTCTGCGAAGAAACCGGCGACGAAGTTATTTTAATGAAAAATCAAAAAGGCGAAGTTATTGGTTTTGAAAAACTTAACTATAGGATTTCTGAGAACAGGAATCTGAAAATTTCCCTAGAAACCGCCATCCCTCTTTAA